The sequence below is a genomic window from Humulus lupulus chromosome 3, drHumLupu1.1, whole genome shotgun sequence.
tgcattatttaccacgatctagagaaacaacgagaagacccgcaatctcataatcatggggaggtggacacgtatcttcACTACCCAATaattgtgtaccaaaccacgatcctagtattactgatcatgtaacagcccctgggcaCTATAAATataggacccagggcttcattgaaggggatctggtgaatattttgggagaaactctgggcaaattagtaacgagtgaatacttctATTCATCCATGTAATTATCTATCGAGTGATTCagtactaaagactaagtggattaggttattactgtaacgccctggatagccaagacagttacattgtgtgtttattaaagtgcaagacttgctaatcaagtcatttagattgaaaagtgtcactgaaactacagttgaactagggttaaaagattttggttttcaaagcttcatttctttcatttcttataaacaaacattttctttacaagGGATCcaaaaagtagtaaagttaaaagaccgtttacaaaagattcaatatttaaatacagtagctagccactctaaggcaaaacagataaataggcttttctcgtcctgttccactcctcggtcgtggcggccgatcagctgactatgtacattcagccccgcagctctccatctcagggtgggtccaacttgccttttcctttacctgcactacgtagcacccgtgagccaatgcccagcaagaaaacacaataacatagcataatcatttagtagacaatcagataacccataccgcataagcatgtgctcaacagtctaagcattcatgttaatcaagtattcagcataccaagtatatcaactCATATAAATAATCagttcacatatgataactagggttagcgcccttaggccgcaccctctatttatcccactgactccggcccgcttaaacctagctcagtgaatattaagctgtcctcagctaccagtggccgagccgcgccttgtgcgcaaatattatttatggcacccttaggacgtttatcacatgtcccatggcataataccatctatgacaccatacagatatagggagctcttagttccatcacaaacacataactgggtgcatttttcttacctttaggttTCTCTAGCTTTTTTCAATTTGATCCTTAAGCACGATAccatctgagccctagcgtacacctagtcatagccatagatcagaatcatcaccaaacctcaagtccaaaacctagccccgggaccaatcccgagccctcgggaagccctaattccaccaaacggggtggtggaatcaaaccccgaatccccaggcaaaaacccttaaaaataacccaaaaccccctttttggaaacagggtagtgctatagcgccctaaggagagcgctatagcgctacaaacagagccaaaaggctctagAACTTTGGGACCTAGCGCTGTAGctctagtcacagcacagcccaacACAACTTTTTCTCCTTCGACCTTTCTGCACAAATAGAATAGCCCATTTGTACAGAATGGTAAAGGGGCCCTCTATGATATATGATCATAgaaataaatagaaaaatgaaaATTAAGGGATATTTAAATCCTTACCAACTGGATCTTGTTGCTCTGGGCAACAAACACGCATGAACCATTTCACGAAGTATGTGTCCAGATAGCCCAAAGTCTCGATAGTTAGCTCTTGGTCTTCCAGTTAAAAAACAACGTCGATGAAGCCGTGTAGGTGCACTATTACGTGGTGGGGATTGTAACTTTCAATGAATTTTCCATTTCTCACTCACCGACGGAACttttcttatttctttttttGAGGATCCCCGAATCAAATGATATTTTTGTTCCAATTTTTGCCTCTTCTTCTCCCTTTgaatcaaactttttatttccataATGATTCAATTCCTCTTAGTTTCAATGATAGAATCCAAGAAAGAATTAACCAAATTTTCCCGATGTAGAGGCAATCAAGAAAGCCGCAGAAGTGAATATATAACCTACAGAAAAGTGGGCTAACCCGACCAATCTAGCTTGAACAATGGAAAGAGCCACTGGTTTATCTCTCCATCGAATCAAATTAGCCAAAGGTGTTCGTTCATGAGCCCATGCTAAAGTTTCAATCAATTCATGCCAATATCCACGCCAGGAGATTAAGAACATAAATCCAGTAGCCCAAACAAGATGTCTAAATAACAACATCCACGCCCAGACCAATAAACTATTCATCCCGAGGGGTTATATCCGTTGATAAGTTGTGAAGAGTTTAACCATAGATAATCTCTTAACCATCCCAACAAATAAGTGGAAGACTCATTAAACTGTGAAACGTTACCCTGCCATAATGTGATGTGCTTCCAATGCCAATAAAAAGTAACCCATCCAATGGTATTTAACATCCAGAAAACTTCCAAATAAAAAGCATCCCAAGCCGAAGTATCACAAGTACCGCCTCATCCCGGATCATCGCAAGGAAAAATATAACCAAAATCCTTTTTATCTGGCATTAACTTGGAACCACATGCATCTAAAGCCCCTTTTACTAAGATCAATGTAGTTGTATGTAAACCTAGAGCAATAGCATGATGAACCAAGAAGTCTCCAGGTCCTATTGTTAAGAATAGTGAATTACTATTTTCATTAACAGCATTTAACCAACAAGGCAACCATATGCTTCGACCCGCGTTGAACGCTGGACCATTCGTTGAAGATAAAAGTACATCGAACCCATATGAAGTTTTACCATGAGTAGATTGTATCCATTGGGCAAATATAGGTTCGATTAAGATTTGTTTTTCCGGAGTACCAAAAGCAAGCATGACATCATTATGAACATAAAGTCCCAAAGTATGGAACCCTAGAAAGAGGCTTGCCCAACTTAAATGGGATATGATAGCTTCTTTATGGTCTAACATTCTTGCCAATACATTATCCTCATTTTGTTCCGGATTGTAATCTCTAATAAAAAATATAGCTCCGTGAGCAAAAGCTCCTGTCATAATGAATCCTGCAATGTATTGGTGATGAGTATATAAAGCAGCTTGAGTAGTAAAGTCTTGTGCTATGAATGCATAAGCAGGTAAAGAGTACATGTGTTGAGCAACCAAGGAAGTAATAACCCCAAAAGAGGCTAGAGCAAGACCTAATTGAAAATGAATCGAATTATTGATTGTGTCATAAAGACCTTTATGTCCACGCCCCAATCGCCCCCCGGAGGAATATGTGCTTCTAAAAGATTTTTTTTACTGTGCCCAATCCCGAAATTCGTTCTATACATATGACCGGCaataagaaaaataaatgcaATAGCTAAATGATGATGAGCAATATCAGTCAGCCATAAACTTTGCGTTTGTGGATGAATCCCCCGAGAAGAGTTAGAATAGAAGTTCTTGCTCCTTGGGAGGTGCCAAATAAATGACTACTTGAATCAGGGTTTTGAGCATAAAGATTCCACTGACCTGTAAAAAGTGGGCCTAATCCTTGGGGATGCGGCAATAAGTCTAAGAAATTATTCCATCAAACGTATTCCCCCTGGATCCAGGAATAGCGACATGAACTAAATGTCCTGTCCAAGCCAAGGAGCTTACTCCGAATAGTCTTGACAAATGATGATTAAGACGAGATTCGGCATTTTTAAACCACGAAACGCTCAGTTTCGATTTCGGTTGTAGGTGTAACCAACCCGCTATTAAAGATATGACCGAAAGAACTAATAAAAAAAGAGCTCCATTATACAGATCTCCATTAGTACGTAAACCGATTGTATACCACCACTGATAAACACCCGAATAGGCTATATTCACTGGGCCAAGAGCACCCCCTCGAGTAAAAGCTTCCACAGCCGGTTGGCCAAAATGAGGATCCCAAATTGCATGAGCAATAGGTCTTACATGTAAAGGATCCTGTACCCatgcctcaaagtttccttgccAAGCTACATGAAACAGATTTCCTGAAGTCCACAAAAAAATTATTGCTAATTGCCCAAAATGAGAGGCAAAAATATTCTGATAAAGACGTTCTTCAGTAATATCATCATGACTCTCGAAGTCATGTGCGGTAGCAATACCAAACCAAATATGACGAGTAGTGGGGTCCTGAGCTAAGCCTTGGCTAAACCTTGGAAATCGTAATTCCATAATGCCTTTCAAATCCTCCTAGCCATTATCCTACTGCAATAATTCTTGCTAAGAAGAATGCCCATGTTGTGGCAATTCCACCCAGAAGGTAATGGGTTACTCCTACAGCACGGCCTTGGACAATGCTCAAGGCTCTAAGCTGAGTAGCAGGagcaaattttattttattatgagcCCAAATGATGGATTCAATAAGTTCTTGCCAATAACAACGCCCGCTGAAGAGAAACATTAAACTAAAAGGCCATACAAAATGGGCACCTAGGAAAAAAAGGCAATATGCGGATAATGAAGAACCATAGGACTGAATTACCTGGGATGCCTGTGCCCAAAAGAAATCATGAAGCCACCCATTAATAGTAGTGGAACTCTGCGCAAAGTTTCCGCCCGTGATATGAGTTACCACCCTTTGATCACTTATACTACCCCAAACGTCTGACTGCATTTTCCAACTGAAATGGAATATTGTGACTGAAATTGAATTATACATCCAGAATAGCCCTAAGAAGACATGATCCCAAGCAGATACTTGAcatgtccccccccccccccttccagGTCCATCACAAGGGAAACGAAAACCAAGATTTGCTTTATCTGGTATCAAACGCGAGCTACGAGCAAATAGAACACCTTTTAGAAGTATCAATACAGTCACATGAATTGTAAATGCATGAATGTGATGGACCAAAAAATCTGCGGTTCCTAATGGAATAGGTAACAAAGCCACTTTGCCGCCCACAGCCACTAAATCACCACCTCCCCAAGTCAAACTGGTACATGTTGTTGCACCAGGGGCTGTTGCGCCAGGTGCTAAAGTATGGGTGTTTTGTATCCATTAAGCAGAGACGAGTTGTAATTGTATAGCGGTATCTGAAAACATATCTTGGGGATGCCCTAAAGCGCTCATAGTATCATTATGAATATACAAACCAAAACTGTGAAAGCCTAAAAATATACATACCTAGTTGAGATGTGATATGATTGCATCGCGATGCCTAAGGACACGATCTAATAGATCATTGTATCGAGTGGTTGGATCATAGTCTCTTACAATAAAAATGGATGCATGTGCAGCAGCGCCAACTATAAGAAATCCACATGTGATGTGTGAACAATGAAAGTTGTGTGCCATAGTCAGTGGCTAGATATGGATAAGGGGGCATCGAATACATATAATGAGCTACAACAATGGTTAAAGAGCCCAGCATAGCTAAGTTAAGAGATAATTAAGCATGCCATGACGTTGTTAGGATCTCATATAGGCCTTTATGGCCCTGACCAGTAAATGGACCTTTATGAGCCTCGGCTTGTAGTACCCCATTTTCTTGATCCAGCCTTTTCTTCACTTCGGTAGTGAATCACCTACTAAAAAAAGAGGCAAACACTTTTAGCCCTATTTGAGACTACTAAGGCAGGTGGCAGACTCTTTCATGTTGGAAGGGAAGAAGGGGCCTAAGCACGGCAGATACCGCACACTTGAGTGGCAAAGGAAAGCAAGATCGTACCTATTTTTCCAGGCTTGTTCGGACATAAGGTTCCCGCGGAAGATCAAGTTGGTGAGCCGTGTGATGGGAAACCTTCCCGCATGGTTCGGAGACCACTGAATTAGAATGAGAGGTTCACCACCACATCATTGCATGCAAGGGGAGCTCGCTCGATTCGCAAATTGGTCTGACTCGTAATTCACTTCTGACTCCGTGTTCGATAGCCCGACTGTAGTGATGTTAATTGTGGTTACATCCATAAGTAGCGGTAAGAATGGATTTTGCTCTAGGGCACGAAAATAATATTCCAAAGCTTTCGTATGTTCTCCGTTTCTTGTGTGGATAAGGCCTATGTTATATAGTATATAACTTCGATCATAGGGATCAATTTCTAGTCGCATAGCTTCATAATAATTATGTAAAGCTTCTGCGTAATTTCCTTCAAATTGAGCCGACATCTGTTACGGTGATCATTCGATTCAACGAATCTCCGTTTCATAACCGTACATGAGATTTTCATCTCATACGGCTCCTCCTTTATgtacataataaaaataatacatgGAATCAAAAAAATGGAAATATCCTCATTATAAACTGAGCGGGGCTGGTGTTTTTACAAGAAATCTCTAGCCAACCTTCATGGAAAATATCTTTCCTTAACATCAAGTATGTTAGTACTAGATAAAAAAAGGGTGACTCCAGCAATTTCTTTGTCTTAACCGCCTCTTGATTTTCAGGAATTAGTCACTTCAACAGTCTTCGATGATTATACGGGTATCCAAAACATGAACGAGATGGATGTTTGTTGTCCCAACCATTCTTGTTAACCCTGATCTTAATAAGGAAAGGGATAATTTATAACAAAGTTTTCGTGTTGTTGATTCCTAGTAGTAGTGCCTCTTCCTCTATGCCTCCTATTGGTACTAGGGGAGTAGGTTTGACCTAACCCATAGGTCTTAACCTTTAGCTCAATACTCTAGAATCGATGATTGAAGCATTTGAGGCTGCATTAATCGGGGATACACGACAGAAGGGCTTGTTTTATTTACAAAACTTCACCTTCAACAAGCGTagattttttttactaatttttttctttccatccCAAATAATAATAATGCGTCTTTCTCCTAAGACTaagaaaataaaagatataaataactaaattcaataaaaaaataataatcaaatcgcACCATCTCGATAATAAGCGAATGCCTCTTTCTCGCCCATAGTTGTCGGAATTATTCGTAATAAGATATTGGCTACAATTGAAAAGGTCTTATCAATAAAATTTCCATTTATTCGAGATATAGGCATAGGTAGGAATTCATTCTATACTTTCTTTTAATTACCTTtcgtgaaaaaataaaaaatcccaCAAACAAAGGCATTTTACAGTACGAAATAACATAAAAACTAACTCATTAAAATGAAACGTTTACTCAAATTAATTCCTTTTGATAGGAATCAATAAAAACTAAGAAATATTTGAAGCTGATTAGATTTCATCCAAATGAAAATAGAAAAACCGCCCGTTTTGTATTGTGTGTATAACGGTATACGCTAGACAATTAAatctaaaaattcttggggcctTTCATGAATTTCGAATAAATCTATGGGGTAAGGGTTTATTGTTGAAAGATATAAAATTGTATAAAATTGGAAGGAATTTgagaatttttatgaaaatagaATAATAGTTTAAACTAAATAGAATCATGATCTAAAGGTAGCCATTAAACATAGTATAAAAAACTAGATCAATCGGTGCAATCGTTTCCAATTTAGTGATTTAATCCGATATAAATATTCGAAAAAAAGTCGGGAATGCCGTTTTCGTAAACATGAATAGATACctttatttattgttttgaacagtttttcacaaaaaaattatCCCCCCCAACCTCGAATAAAGTTTTGGCAAAGTTTTTATCTTTTTATAGTAAAAGTGGAGTGTGTACACCTATCCaataataaaataagaatgaATCACTATTTACTCGATTTATAAACCATAATCATTATGTAGGAGAGATGGCCGAGTGGTTCAAGGCATAGCATTGGAACTGCTATGTAGGCTTTTGTTTATCGAGGGTTCGAATCCCTCTCTTTCCGTATCCTTCACCCAATTCACCGATGTTATTGAACGCAATATATCAAATCAAATAACAATGGACGCCATTATTCCAACAGTTAGACCTTTCTTTGATATGGATCAAGCAATTCATTTATTTTCAAACCGACCCATTTACTATCTATTATTTGATTGACCGATCCTTGATATTGGAATGGGTGAAGAGTCAAATGTTTTGGTAATTCCTCACAGATAGATGAATCAAAATAATTTTGAACCAGAGACTTAGATTTTTTTTGTTCATCTCTCACTGTAATAATATCTCGGGGTTTGCAGCGATAACTTGGTATATCTACCATATGATTATTAACTAAAATATGTCTATGGTTAACCAATTGGCGATCTTGAGGAATAGTCGAAGCCATACCTAATCTAAAAAGGATGTTATCTAACCGCATTTCAAGTAATTGTAGTAAAACCTGACATGTTGACCCTTTTGCTTTGCCGGCGATACAGACGTATTTAAGTAATTGCTCTTCTGTAAGACCATAATGAAAGCGcaatttttgtttttcttctaaacGAATACGATATTGAGATTTTTTACCGGGGCGTAATTGGTTTCGAAGATCGCTGACAACTCTAGGCTTTTTACTAGTTAGTCCCGGTAAGGCCCCCAGACGACGTATTTTTTTTAAACGAGGCCCTCTGTAACGCGACATAAAGACTCCTTATAAAATTTCATAAACCTATATGTAATTCGAAAGAATAATTGGATGAATTGTAATCAATATCCTGGCCTTAACTTAATATTCTATATTATTATCTATATATAATTTAGAatttataaaatctataaaaataaaaaatgaaagttCTTTTGTTAATTGATTTGGTCTACATAAATCGAACTCCTCCTAttctattattttaaataattggaAGTCCTTATGAGCTAATAGATGAAGATGACTACCTTTTTTTTAAAAGGGGAATAAGCCTTTTCAATTTCTTTGATTTCACGTTACCAACTATGTAAAGTAAAAACTATgtaaaaaagaaaaatcaaacataTGGAGAAAAGCCAGCTATCGGAATCAAACCGATGACCATCACATTACAAATGCGATGCTCTAACCTTTAAGCTAAGCAGGCTCACATAACATAATTGGAACACACATAGGACTTTAGTAAAATACTGGGATCTTAGCTATTAACTGTTCATTCTTAACTCTTCTAATATTTAGatagtaagtttttttttattcaaatgacatTTGAAATTCAAACTTCTTTTTTTTCCTAGTTGATTTTCCTAATTATAACTTATTAAATTCTAATTTTCTTAATAGAATAATTGAATATTAATacataataataaagataagagcTAATACGAAAACAAAAGAATAAAGAATTGACCGTTCAAGTATTCAAAATTGCATGCCAAAAATGCTATATATAGGCAAATATATGTCTAAGTATAATATAGGTGTAATAATACTATCTTATATAAAATACTATTATATGTATAATATAATCTATAAGATAGtattatatatactatatatatgtGGTATGTATCCATCTATTTTGAATTATGGATACAGACAGAATAGAATATTTTCTTATTGAACCAAATATGAGGTTCAAAGAGAGATGAAAGAAGataaacaagaaaacaaaatagaagGAAACAGTTTTCACTATGCAAACCACTATCTAATGAATTCAAGAATTCTTTCATAatctaaatgaaagaaaaaggaaaatggTATCGTAATTAGATCCGAATCACAAACCAAAAGGGGGATATGGCGAAATTGGTAGACGCTACGAACTTAATTGGATTGAGCCTTGGTATGGAAACCTACCAAGTGATAACTTTCAAATTCAGAGAAACCCTGAAATTCAAAAAAATGGGCAATCTTGAGCCAAATCCGGTTTTCTGAAAACAAACAAGGATTCCAAAAGCAATAATAAAGGGGATAGGTGCAGAGACTCAATGGAAGCTGTTCTAACAAATGGAGTTGGCTGCATTGCGTTAATAATGGAATCCTTTCATCGAAACTCC
It includes:
- the LOC133825236 gene encoding small ribosomal subunit protein uS4c-like, with the protein product MSRYRGPRLKKIRRLGALPGLTSKKPRVVSDLRNQLRPGKKSQYRIRLEEKQKLRFHYGLTEEQLLKYVCIAGKAKGSTCQVLLQLLEMRLDNILFRLGMASTIPQDRQLVNHRHILVNNHMVDIPSYRCKPRDIITVRDEQKKSKSLVQNYFDSSICEELPKHLTLHPFQYQGSVNQIIDSKWVGLKINELLDPYQRKV